One Acaryochloris thomasi RCC1774 DNA window includes the following coding sequences:
- a CDS encoding AbrB family transcriptional regulator — MTMATKSEPLTGSDLLNKVKDLNNLSAEAKAKKCGYFTVTKDGAERVSMMKFMNALLDAEGVELDSKSSNGNGRGGRSASYRISVQANGNLLIGSTYTERMDLKPGDEFEVSLGRKHIHLKQISEDDE; from the coding sequence ATGACCATGGCTACGAAGAGTGAACCCTTAACCGGTTCAGATTTACTCAATAAAGTTAAAGATCTCAATAATCTAAGTGCCGAAGCTAAAGCGAAAAAGTGCGGCTACTTCACGGTTACGAAAGATGGCGCTGAGCGAGTGAGCATGATGAAGTTCATGAACGCTCTATTAGACGCGGAGGGAGTTGAGCTAGACAGTAAATCATCCAACGGAAACGGTCGCGGAGGCCGGAGTGCCAGCTACCGCATCAGTGTGCAGGCCAATGGTAACTTGCTCATCGGTTCAACCTACACGGAGCGCATGGATTTGAAGCCCGGAGATGAGTTTGAAGTCTCCTTGGGTCGTAAGCATATTCACCTCAAGCAAATTTCTGAGGACGACGAATAG
- the argH gene encoding argininosuccinate lyase, with protein sequence MAASTSNPQPWSQRFEGALHPAIATFNASISFDIALIEYDITGSQAHAQMLAQTGIISETEAEQITTGLEQIRQDYRQGNFQPGVDAEDVHFAVERRLTELIGDTGKKLHTARSRNDQVGTDIRLYLRDQIQQIQGLLHQWQTTLVELASKHVETMIPGYTHLQRAQPLSLAHHLLAYFEMAQRDQQRLSEICDRVNVSPLGLGALAGTPFPIDRQFTADQLGFGGLYANSLDGVSDRDFAIEFLCAASLIMVHLSRLAEEVIFWASEEFKFITLKDSCATGSSIMPQKKNPDVPELVRGKTGRVFGHLQGLLVLMKGLPLAYNKDLQEDKEAIFDGVNTVKACLEAMNILMSEGLEFRTARLNTAVTEDFSNATDVADYLAAKGVPFREAYNIVGQVVKVCLADGKLLKDLTLVEWQELHPQFSDDIWDAIAPQQVVAARNSIGGTGFDQVRKALARATSILSSDNA encoded by the coding sequence TTGGCTGCTTCTACTTCCAACCCCCAACCCTGGAGTCAGCGTTTTGAAGGAGCATTGCACCCTGCGATCGCAACTTTCAACGCCAGCATCAGCTTTGATATTGCCCTGATCGAGTACGACATCACGGGTTCTCAAGCCCATGCTCAGATGCTAGCCCAGACAGGAATCATTTCTGAAACCGAAGCTGAGCAGATCACCACAGGTCTGGAGCAGATTCGTCAGGACTACCGCCAGGGCAATTTCCAGCCCGGTGTCGATGCCGAAGACGTCCACTTTGCGGTGGAGCGACGGCTGACAGAACTGATCGGCGACACAGGTAAGAAACTACATACAGCTAGATCGCGAAACGATCAGGTGGGTACCGACATTCGGCTCTACCTGCGAGATCAGATTCAACAAATTCAGGGACTGCTGCACCAGTGGCAAACAACGCTCGTTGAATTAGCGTCAAAGCATGTCGAGACAATGATCCCCGGCTATACCCATCTGCAGCGCGCCCAGCCCCTGAGCTTAGCCCATCACCTATTGGCCTATTTTGAGATGGCCCAGCGAGATCAGCAGCGGTTAAGTGAGATTTGCGATCGCGTTAACGTTTCCCCCCTCGGTTTGGGGGCGTTAGCAGGGACCCCCTTCCCCATCGACCGTCAGTTCACCGCCGACCAGCTTGGATTTGGAGGTTTATACGCCAATAGCCTAGATGGCGTCAGCGATCGTGATTTTGCCATTGAATTTCTCTGCGCCGCCAGCCTAATCATGGTTCACCTGAGCCGTCTTGCCGAAGAAGTGATTTTCTGGGCCTCTGAAGAATTTAAGTTCATCACCCTCAAAGATAGCTGCGCCACCGGCTCCAGCATCATGCCTCAGAAAAAGAACCCCGACGTACCGGAGCTAGTACGGGGCAAAACCGGGCGCGTCTTCGGCCATCTCCAGGGCTTACTGGTGCTGATGAAAGGGCTACCGCTGGCCTACAACAAAGATCTGCAAGAAGACAAAGAAGCAATTTTTGACGGCGTGAATACGGTCAAAGCCTGTCTAGAGGCAATGAACATTCTGATGTCAGAGGGCTTAGAGTTCCGCACCGCTCGGCTGAATACGGCAGTGACCGAAGACTTCTCTAACGCCACCGATGTTGCGGATTATTTAGCCGCCAAGGGCGTTCCCTTTCGAGAGGCTTACAATATAGTCGGTCAGGTGGTTAAAGTTTGTCTGGCTGATGGCAAGCTTCTCAAAGACCTAACGCTTGTTGAGTGGCAAGAGCTTCATCCGCAGTTCAGCGATGATATTTGGGATGCGATCGCACCTCAACAGGTCGTCGCCGCCCGCAACAGCATTGGCGGCACAGGATTTGATCAAGTTCGTAAGGCTCTAGCCAGAGCAACCTCAATTCTCAGCTCTGATAATGCCTAG
- a CDS encoding type II toxin-antitoxin system Phd/YefM family antitoxin, which yields MEIVNASEARANLFGLVEQVNTDHVPRVITSRKGDAVLLSKADWESLQETLYLQSVPGLVDSVREAEQADDWVSEAEFMKVLNGLDD from the coding sequence ATGGAAATTGTTAATGCTAGCGAGGCCCGAGCCAACTTGTTCGGTTTGGTAGAGCAGGTCAACACTGACCATGTGCCACGCGTTATCACCAGTCGTAAAGGAGATGCGGTCCTGCTATCCAAGGCTGACTGGGAGAGTTTGCAAGAGACGCTTTATTTGCAGTCAGTCCCCGGTCTGGTTGATTCTGTTAGAGAGGCGGAGCAGGCTGATGATTGGGTTTCTGAAGCGGAATTTATGAAGGTACTCAATGGCCTGGACGATTGA
- a CDS encoding heavy metal translocating P-type ATPase, with amino-acid sequence MKTSALQRPAAESATSVLNVDGMKCAGCVQAVENRLQQQPGVCSSVVNLVTKQATVEYQPHLAQPDGLATVLTEAGFPSQVTASTDERRDDEKRRQVWVQQLQRLVTAVVLVILSGIGHLGHFGLAIPGLTSMGFHWVLATLALAGPGREILWDGWQGFRRWTPTMNSLVGLGTVTAYGASVVALLWPSLQWDCFFDAPVMVVGLILLGQTLEAYARGQATAALEALLALRPTQAYLLPQADAPTDQAVETPVDQVAVGAYLRVLPGDQVPVDGELVAGQTLVDQSMLTGESLPAVKAVGDELVAGTLNQSGTITMVVTRTGASTTLAQIINLVETAQTRKAPVQRLADQVAGYFTYGVMAIATLTLLFWATLGTHLWPDLVAYHAVPMMHGMAHDVGSNHGLLLSLKLAIAVLVVACPCALGLATPTAILVGTSLGAEQGLLIRGGDVLEQVHRVDTVVFDKTGTLTTGQPVVTDDWLSEAATLGRERFWQIAAAAETDTRHPLATAILGRSQSLQISPLQAEESQTIPGCGLSARVQGEPVLLGSQRWLCQQGIEVPLSDRQRAQQLSAQGNSVIYLAVSGCFQGAIAIKDPLKPEAADTVKQLKTMGLQVQMLTGDQQDTAIAVAQSLDLDADAVQAQVLPGEKADAIATLQSQGQRVAMVGDGINDAPALAQADVGIALSSGTDVAVETADIVLMQKAGQASQLSDVVSAIRLSRATFRKIQQNLFWAFGYNIVGIPLAAGFLLPTFGILLSPAAAAAMMAFSSVGVVTNSLLLRWSMASRAQYPNTSSPQTPA; translated from the coding sequence ATGAAGACATCGGCTTTGCAGCGGCCTGCTGCTGAATCTGCCACCTCGGTTCTCAACGTGGACGGAATGAAATGTGCAGGCTGTGTGCAGGCGGTTGAAAATCGTCTACAGCAGCAGCCTGGTGTTTGTTCCAGCGTGGTTAATTTGGTTACCAAGCAGGCCACCGTTGAATATCAGCCGCACCTCGCCCAGCCTGATGGACTGGCGACGGTGCTAACAGAGGCCGGTTTCCCGAGCCAGGTGACAGCGAGTACTGATGAGCGGCGGGACGACGAGAAGCGGCGTCAGGTTTGGGTGCAGCAGCTCCAGCGTTTGGTGACGGCGGTGGTCTTGGTCATTCTGTCGGGTATTGGGCATCTGGGTCACTTCGGCTTGGCGATTCCAGGGTTGACGAGTATGGGGTTCCACTGGGTGCTGGCCACTTTGGCGCTGGCCGGTCCGGGCCGCGAGATTCTCTGGGATGGTTGGCAGGGCTTCCGACGCTGGACGCCGACGATGAATAGTCTGGTGGGCTTGGGGACCGTAACTGCCTATGGCGCAAGCGTCGTGGCGCTGCTGTGGCCGTCTCTGCAGTGGGACTGCTTTTTTGATGCGCCGGTGATGGTGGTGGGCTTGATTTTGCTGGGGCAAACCCTAGAGGCCTACGCCAGAGGACAGGCAACGGCGGCCCTTGAAGCTTTGCTGGCGCTGCGTCCGACCCAGGCCTATCTACTGCCGCAGGCGGATGCGCCGACGGATCAGGCGGTGGAAACCCCTGTGGATCAGGTGGCCGTGGGTGCCTATTTGCGGGTGCTGCCGGGGGATCAGGTTCCGGTGGATGGGGAGCTAGTGGCGGGGCAAACGCTGGTGGATCAGTCGATGCTGACGGGAGAGTCTTTACCGGCTGTGAAGGCTGTGGGAGATGAGTTGGTGGCGGGCACGCTCAACCAGTCAGGAACGATCACGATGGTGGTGACGCGTACGGGTGCCAGTACGACGCTGGCTCAAATTATTAATCTTGTGGAGACGGCGCAAACCCGCAAAGCGCCGGTCCAGCGATTGGCCGATCAGGTGGCGGGCTATTTCACCTACGGGGTAATGGCGATCGCAACTCTAACGCTGCTTTTCTGGGCCACATTAGGCACCCATCTTTGGCCGGATTTAGTCGCCTACCATGCAGTACCGATGATGCATGGAATGGCACACGATGTTGGTTCTAACCACGGACTGCTATTGAGCTTGAAGCTTGCGATCGCAGTTTTAGTTGTTGCCTGTCCCTGTGCCCTCGGTTTAGCCACCCCCACCGCAATTCTGGTGGGCACCAGTCTTGGGGCCGAGCAAGGTCTCTTGATTCGAGGCGGAGACGTACTGGAGCAGGTCCACCGCGTCGATACCGTTGTTTTCGATAAGACCGGGACGCTGACGACAGGTCAGCCCGTTGTCACTGACGATTGGCTATCTGAAGCGGCAACGCTGGGCCGTGAGCGCTTCTGGCAAATTGCGGCGGCAGCAGAAACGGACACCCGACATCCGCTAGCCACTGCGATTTTAGGGCGCTCGCAGTCCCTGCAGATCTCCCCCTTGCAGGCAGAAGAAAGCCAAACGATTCCGGGCTGTGGCCTATCGGCTCGGGTACAGGGTGAGCCAGTCTTGCTGGGCAGTCAGCGCTGGTTGTGTCAGCAGGGTATTGAGGTGCCCCTCTCAGACCGGCAAAGAGCACAGCAGCTATCGGCTCAGGGTAATAGCGTCATTTATTTAGCAGTTTCGGGATGCTTTCAAGGTGCGATCGCAATTAAAGATCCCCTAAAACCTGAGGCAGCAGACACCGTGAAGCAGCTTAAGACAATGGGGCTGCAGGTCCAGATGTTAACGGGTGATCAGCAAGACACTGCCATCGCAGTGGCCCAATCTCTCGATCTTGATGCTGATGCAGTTCAGGCCCAGGTTTTACCGGGAGAGAAAGCAGATGCGATCGCAACCCTCCAGTCTCAAGGCCAGCGCGTCGCAATGGTGGGGGACGGCATCAATGATGCTCCTGCCTTAGCCCAGGCCGATGTAGGCATTGCCCTTAGCTCAGGCACCGATGTGGCCGTAGAAACAGCCGATATTGTCCTGATGCAGAAAGCGGGCCAAGCCTCTCAGCTTTCGGACGTGGTGTCTGCGATTCGCCTTAGCCGCGCCACCTTTCGCAAAATTCAGCAAAATCTCTTTTGGGCCTTTGGCTATAACATCGTTGGTATTCCTCTAGCCGCAGGCTTTTTGCTGCCCACCTTTGGTATTCTGCTTAGCCCTGCAGCCGCCGCCGCGATGATGGCCTTCAGCTCTGTGGGTGTGGTGACCAATTCGTTGCTTTTACGGTGGTCAATGGCTAGCCGAGCGCAGTATCCAAACACATCATCACCACAAACCCCAGCATGA
- a CDS encoding carboxymuconolactone decarboxylase family protein — protein sequence MEFTIHTIETAPEASKQPLVHAQETFGFIPNLEGILAESPTALQSGMALWDLFEASSFSTIEQQVIYLTANYENGCSYCVAAHSGLAKMIGMPAEHIEALRIGQPLSDQKLQALRLFTQRMIEARGWLQEQEISDFLAAGYTKQQILEVIVGIAVKTIHNYTNHIAETPLDKEFQAHKWSKP from the coding sequence ATGGAATTTACCATTCACACGATTGAAACCGCTCCAGAAGCGTCTAAGCAGCCCCTGGTTCATGCTCAGGAGACGTTTGGATTTATTCCTAACTTAGAAGGAATTCTGGCCGAGTCTCCAACAGCGTTGCAGAGCGGGATGGCACTTTGGGATTTGTTCGAGGCCAGCAGCTTCTCAACGATTGAGCAGCAGGTTATTTACCTAACCGCGAATTACGAAAATGGCTGTAGTTACTGCGTAGCAGCCCACTCAGGCTTAGCAAAAATGATCGGTATGCCTGCAGAGCATATCGAAGCTCTCCGTATCGGTCAGCCACTATCAGATCAAAAGCTGCAGGCGCTACGTCTGTTCACTCAACGCATGATTGAAGCGCGGGGCTGGCTTCAGGAGCAAGAAATTAGTGATTTCCTCGCTGCAGGGTATACAAAACAGCAGATTCTAGAAGTCATCGTCGGAATTGCTGTTAAAACGATTCACAACTATACGAACCACATTGCCGAAACTCCTTTAGATAAAGAGTTTCAAGCTCACAAGTGGTCTAAACCATAG
- a CDS encoding glycosyl hydrolase family 57 produces the protein MIASAPLSQATANLPPISGSEADLAQITNHSDHIYLSQTDLNLDALKSGFACALHMHQPTIPAGANGELICNLQHMFEHPDQGDNHNAETFAWCYRRMGEFIPELVAKGCSPRIMLDYSGNLLWGLQQMGRHDVLDALKKITCDTQYQPYVEWLGTMWSHAVAPSTPIPDLKLNIQAWQQHFADLFGVEALKRVKGFSPPEMHLPNHPDALYEYLKALKECGYRWLMVQEHSVERLDGSGLHHEDKYIPNRLVARNSKGETVSMTALIKTQGSDTKLVAQMQPYHEAKGMQQQQIGSVSVPSCVTQIADGENGGVMMNEFPRDYPPVWENLDQGIAGFNGTEYLELLEAAGVNPEDYPSCQAVGQHKIWQQVAPEQATPAAVEQAIRDLTESDHQFHMDGASWTDDLSWVKGYENVLEPMNQLSAKFHAKYDPLVAADPTVTQQSGYQEALLYVLLVETSCFRYWGQGTWTDYARELYRRGEALLS, from the coding sequence ATGATTGCATCCGCTCCCTTAAGCCAAGCCACCGCTAATTTACCCCCCATTTCTGGCTCAGAAGCAGACCTAGCCCAAATCACGAACCACAGCGATCACATCTATTTATCCCAGACAGACTTAAACCTCGACGCCCTCAAGTCTGGCTTCGCCTGTGCCCTACACATGCATCAGCCGACGATCCCCGCCGGAGCCAACGGAGAGCTGATCTGCAACCTGCAGCATATGTTCGAGCATCCCGACCAAGGGGACAACCACAACGCCGAGACCTTTGCCTGGTGCTATCGCCGCATGGGTGAGTTCATTCCTGAACTAGTTGCCAAGGGCTGCAGTCCTCGGATTATGCTCGACTACTCCGGGAATTTACTCTGGGGTCTGCAGCAGATGGGTCGCCATGATGTCTTAGATGCCCTGAAGAAAATCACCTGCGACACTCAATATCAGCCCTATGTCGAGTGGCTGGGCACCATGTGGAGTCATGCCGTCGCCCCTTCCACACCGATCCCCGATCTGAAGCTCAACATCCAGGCTTGGCAGCAGCACTTTGCCGATCTGTTCGGCGTGGAAGCCCTGAAGCGAGTCAAGGGATTCTCACCCCCAGAAATGCATCTGCCCAACCACCCTGACGCCCTTTATGAATACCTCAAAGCCCTCAAAGAATGCGGCTATCGCTGGCTAATGGTTCAAGAGCATTCCGTCGAGCGCCTGGATGGCTCTGGCCTACACCACGAAGATAAGTACATTCCCAATCGCCTCGTGGCCCGCAACTCTAAGGGTGAAACCGTCAGCATGACGGCCCTGATTAAAACCCAGGGATCAGACACTAAGCTGGTTGCCCAAATGCAGCCCTATCACGAAGCGAAGGGAATGCAGCAACAGCAAATTGGATCTGTCTCTGTGCCGAGCTGCGTCACGCAGATTGCCGATGGCGAGAACGGCGGCGTGATGATGAATGAATTCCCCCGCGACTATCCGCCGGTTTGGGAAAATCTCGATCAGGGGATCGCTGGCTTTAACGGCACTGAATATCTCGAACTCCTGGAGGCCGCTGGCGTCAATCCTGAAGATTATCCAAGCTGTCAGGCGGTGGGACAGCATAAAATTTGGCAGCAGGTCGCGCCGGAGCAAGCCACGCCAGCAGCGGTAGAACAAGCCATCCGAGACTTGACTGAATCTGATCATCAGTTCCATATGGATGGTGCGTCCTGGACGGATGATCTGAGCTGGGTCAAGGGCTACGAAAATGTCCTCGAACCAATGAATCAGCTCAGCGCTAAGTTCCATGCGAAATATGATCCCCTGGTTGCGGCAGATCCAACCGTTACGCAACAGTCCGGTTATCAAGAGGCACTGCTCTACGTGCTGCTGGTGGAAACAAGCTGCTTTCGGTACTGGGGTCAAGGCACCTGGACGGACTATGCCCGAGAACTCTATCGTCGAGGTGAAGCACTGCTGTCATAG
- a CDS encoding ZIP family metal transporter produces MIFDQSAAAGGGTTVAIAFTASLIAGLGTAVGALPVFLPINLTERVQGVLLGIGGGIMLAATAFSLIVPGTEAAIDLGYSKATAALLMGAGILIGGGFLWIANRYLPHEHFFKGEEGPVKQNLQRMWLFIMAITIHNFPEGLAVGVGVGSGGLGSSGLALTAGIGLQNMPEGLVVALALRTLEYSALYAFGVALLTGLVEPIGGAVGASVIGLAQPLLPWGMAFAAGAMLFVISDEIIPETHRKGFEQEGTLGIMLGFVVMMCLDTALG; encoded by the coding sequence ATGATCTTCGATCAGTCTGCCGCTGCCGGAGGCGGGACAACGGTTGCGATCGCATTTACAGCCAGCCTGATCGCCGGTCTCGGAACAGCCGTAGGGGCCTTACCCGTCTTTTTGCCCATCAACCTCACTGAACGAGTCCAGGGCGTTCTACTGGGGATCGGCGGCGGTATTATGCTAGCGGCTACTGCATTCTCGTTAATCGTTCCAGGGACTGAAGCGGCTATTGATTTGGGTTACTCAAAGGCCACTGCCGCTCTGCTGATGGGCGCAGGCATTCTGATTGGCGGCGGGTTTCTGTGGATAGCTAATCGCTACCTACCCCACGAACACTTCTTCAAAGGTGAAGAGGGTCCAGTCAAGCAAAATCTGCAGCGGATGTGGCTGTTTATTATGGCAATTACGATCCACAACTTTCCTGAAGGGCTAGCGGTTGGGGTGGGCGTTGGGTCCGGTGGCTTAGGCAGCAGTGGTTTAGCTCTCACCGCCGGAATCGGTCTACAAAATATGCCAGAGGGTTTAGTGGTGGCTCTTGCGCTCAGGACGCTTGAGTATTCTGCCCTCTATGCCTTCGGGGTCGCTTTGTTAACAGGTTTAGTGGAACCGATTGGCGGCGCAGTGGGAGCCAGCGTCATTGGCTTAGCTCAGCCCCTTCTACCCTGGGGGATGGCCTTTGCGGCTGGAGCAATGCTGTTCGTGATCAGCGATGAAATTATTCCTGAGACCCACCGCAAGGGCTTTGAGCAGGAGGGCACCCTCGGGATCATGCTGGGGTTTGTGGTGATGATGTGTTTGGATACTGCGCTCGGCTAG
- a CDS encoding carbohydrate ABC transporter permease — translation MALKTHRFSRSANTIGTYLVLVAIATIMLIPLLWLTLTAFKPASESIFPQTENIVQFFLDLSPRQPTWENFVRVLCNSSTPDWDSCMQALFDIDSPQPFGRYFLNSFWIATLTVTLNLLFCSLAAYPLARLDFAGKDWIFTAVVSTIMIPFQIVMIPLYVLTVKLGLTNTYLGVIFPTIASAFGIFLLRQAFQGVPKELEEAARIDGCTELGIWWHVMLPSVRPALVTLAIFVFIGSWSEFLWPLLVLDEVQSYTLPLGVARLASFDSIDWRLTAAGSVISIAPILLFFLIMQRYIVPSEVGSGLKG, via the coding sequence ATGGCTCTCAAAACACACCGATTCTCTCGCTCAGCTAACACAATTGGGACATATTTGGTCTTAGTTGCGATCGCAACTATCATGCTAATTCCTTTACTTTGGCTAACCCTAACGGCCTTTAAGCCTGCCAGCGAGAGCATATTTCCACAAACTGAGAATATCGTTCAATTCTTCCTAGATTTAAGTCCAAGACAGCCAACCTGGGAAAATTTTGTACGCGTTCTCTGCAATAGCTCGACCCCAGACTGGGATAGCTGTATGCAGGCATTATTTGATATCGATAGTCCCCAGCCCTTCGGACGTTATTTCCTTAATAGCTTTTGGATTGCGACCCTAACGGTCACCCTCAATCTGCTGTTTTGTTCCCTTGCAGCCTATCCGCTCGCTAGACTTGACTTCGCAGGCAAAGACTGGATTTTTACCGCAGTGGTTTCCACCATCATGATTCCGTTTCAGATTGTGATGATTCCGCTTTACGTATTAACAGTAAAGCTGGGCCTGACTAACACTTACCTCGGCGTTATTTTCCCTACTATTGCCTCTGCCTTCGGTATTTTTCTGCTTCGACAAGCCTTTCAGGGTGTACCCAAAGAACTTGAAGAAGCCGCCCGCATTGATGGCTGCACAGAGTTAGGCATCTGGTGGCATGTGATGCTACCGTCGGTGAGACCGGCGCTGGTCACGCTGGCGATTTTTGTCTTCATTGGCTCCTGGAGTGAGTTTCTCTGGCCGTTGCTGGTGCTAGATGAGGTGCAGTCCTACACGCTGCCGTTGGGAGTCGCTCGACTGGCGAGCTTTGACTCCATTGACTGGCGACTGACGGCTGCCGGTTCCGTGATTTCAATTGCGCCCATTTTGCTATTTTTCTTGATTATGCAGCGCTATATTGTTCCCTCTGAGGTGGGCAGCGGTCTCAAGGGCTAG
- the dacB gene encoding D-alanyl-D-alanine carboxypeptidase/D-alanyl-D-alanine endopeptidase has product MTSTAPRFFLCCATVWLTIASSVFAADFRNAQANRPDVRQDNRICAADLETALDQIAARPALQRARIGVSVQPLNSSKPLYAREAQRFFLPASTTKVLTTAAALTALGPDYQIKTPVQSVGKPPTLDALKIVGQGDPSFSDQTLQKIAKTLHSQGVRRIKTLIGDDTVFKGPAVVPSWEWEDLQAGWGSPVNSLMVNENAYEVRLYPQVLGEPLRLEWQLHEPTVPWRLINRSRTVSASEPEYTEIVRRFNEGVLEIEVLGQLRAGGDSDRSWIAVVDPGPYFLRRLRAQLEGQGIKVNKTQLIADPDVEQPDTSDEQTLTEIQSPPLSELIYTINQDSNNLYAEAVLKTLGVQKPSNSDTLTQGLQTLKQTLTKLSIDSTTYDIADGSGLSRHNLVSPEALVQTLKAMDRSPHAEVFKKSLRSRALAGLSPETVLVKTGSMTGVSNLSGYVRSDTFAPLAFTIFFNQYNQSRRQLTPILDEMLMLLARLEPCS; this is encoded by the coding sequence ATGACTTCAACAGCCCCTCGTTTTTTCCTGTGCTGCGCAACCGTTTGGTTGACGATTGCTTCCTCTGTTTTTGCGGCTGACTTTAGAAATGCCCAGGCTAATCGCCCTGACGTTCGCCAAGATAATCGCATCTGCGCGGCTGACCTAGAAACCGCCTTAGATCAAATTGCGGCCCGACCCGCGCTACAGCGGGCGCGCATCGGCGTTTCTGTTCAACCCCTCAATTCTTCTAAGCCGCTCTACGCACGAGAAGCACAGCGATTTTTTCTACCCGCCTCTACGACAAAGGTGCTCACGACTGCTGCTGCTTTGACGGCTCTAGGCCCTGATTATCAAATTAAAACGCCTGTTCAGAGCGTTGGCAAGCCGCCCACTCTCGACGCCCTGAAAATTGTCGGTCAAGGTGATCCTAGTTTTTCAGATCAAACGCTGCAGAAGATTGCAAAAACGCTTCATAGCCAAGGTGTTCGACGTATTAAGACCCTTATTGGTGACGATACAGTCTTCAAGGGGCCAGCTGTAGTGCCCAGTTGGGAATGGGAAGACCTCCAGGCCGGATGGGGGTCGCCAGTCAACAGTCTAATGGTCAACGAAAACGCCTACGAGGTGCGTCTGTATCCGCAGGTGCTGGGTGAGCCGCTGAGGCTGGAATGGCAGCTCCATGAGCCGACTGTACCGTGGCGATTGATCAATCGATCGCGAACCGTCTCTGCGTCTGAGCCTGAGTACACCGAAATTGTGCGGCGCTTCAACGAAGGTGTGCTGGAGATTGAAGTCTTGGGGCAGCTCCGGGCTGGGGGAGATTCTGACCGATCTTGGATTGCTGTTGTCGATCCTGGCCCTTATTTTCTGCGACGGCTGCGGGCACAGCTCGAAGGTCAGGGCATTAAGGTCAATAAAACGCAGCTGATTGCTGATCCAGATGTTGAACAGCCTGATACCTCTGATGAGCAAACATTAACTGAGATTCAGTCGCCGCCGCTGTCAGAGCTGATCTATACCATCAATCAAGACAGCAATAATTTGTACGCTGAGGCCGTTTTGAAAACCTTGGGTGTCCAGAAGCCTTCTAATTCCGACACCCTGACCCAGGGACTGCAGACGCTGAAGCAAACGCTGACCAAGCTGAGCATTGATTCGACGACCTACGACATTGCTGACGGTTCAGGGCTATCTCGACACAACCTGGTTAGCCCTGAAGCGCTGGTGCAGACCCTGAAGGCGATGGACCGCTCACCCCATGCAGAAGTATTCAAAAAATCCCTACGCTCCCGAGCGTTGGCGGGCCTGTCGCCGGAGACCGTTTTGGTTAAAACAGGCAGCATGACGGGGGTCTCTAATCTGTCGGGTTATGTTCGCAGTGATACCTTCGCACCCTTGGCGTTCACTATCTTTTTTAATCAGTACAATCAATCTAGGCGCCAACTCACCCCAATTCTTGACGAGATGCTGATGCTGTTGGCCCGCCTCGAACCCTGCTCCTAG
- a CDS encoding TetR/AcrR family transcriptional regulator, with the protein MRSDSSAARQQILETASELFYQKGIQYVGINEVITASGVAKRTLYRWFSSKDQLIEEVMKYRATQWLAWFEDAVSNEGNTAKERLLATFDVLQDWYADPKFRGCPFINAVLEIADADHPAHLVSVKVREAIRTYVMQLASEAGMQNPSFFSQQYLLLIGGASLMATIEGDPNGASFARDALATLIDAG; encoded by the coding sequence ATGCGTTCTGATTCGAGTGCTGCCCGTCAACAGATTTTGGAGACTGCGTCTGAATTGTTCTATCAAAAGGGCATTCAGTACGTTGGGATCAATGAAGTCATCACGGCTTCTGGTGTTGCTAAAAGAACTCTCTATCGCTGGTTCTCTTCCAAGGACCAGCTGATTGAAGAGGTAATGAAGTATCGGGCGACTCAGTGGCTGGCCTGGTTTGAAGATGCTGTTTCCAACGAAGGCAACACGGCCAAAGAGCGCTTGCTTGCGACCTTTGATGTTCTTCAAGATTGGTATGCTGACCCTAAGTTCCGTGGCTGTCCCTTCATCAACGCTGTCTTGGAGATTGCCGATGCCGACCATCCTGCTCACCTGGTGTCGGTGAAGGTCAGAGAGGCGATTCGAACCTATGTCATGCAGCTAGCATCTGAAGCAGGTATGCAAAACCCTTCCTTCTTTTCACAGCAGTATTTGCTCCTGATTGGGGGAGCGAGCCTAATGGCCACCATCGAAGGTGACCCAAACGGGGCAAGCTTTGCCCGTGATGCTCTAGCGACCCTGATTGATGCTGGCTAA
- a CDS encoding Txe/YoeB family addiction module toxin has protein sequence MAWTIEFSRRALKDAKKLRAAGLSGNAVTLLEALKQNPYSPTYEKLSGNLKGYYSRRINIQHHLVYSIDQENQASRVVSLWSHYE, from the coding sequence ATGGCCTGGACGATTGAATTTAGTCGTCGTGCTCTCAAAGATGCGAAAAAGCTCCGAGCTGCTGGATTGTCTGGCAATGCAGTTACGCTACTGGAGGCTCTAAAGCAAAATCCCTATTCGCCGACCTATGAGAAGCTTTCCGGCAATCTAAAAGGCTACTACTCTCGACGCATCAACATCCAGCATCATCTTGTCTACTCGATTGATCAAGAGAATCAGGCGAGCAGAGTTGTCTCGCTTTGGTCTCATTACGAGTAG